In a genomic window of Chthoniobacterales bacterium:
- a CDS encoding helix-turn-helix domain-containing protein, translating to MPWKETQKMDQKVMFVQQALNPQANFRQLCREYGISAKTGYKWLERFEMGGLS from the coding sequence ATGCCTTGGAAAGAGACCCAAAAGATGGACCAGAAAGTGATGTTTGTTCAACAAGCGCTCAACCCGCAGGCCAACTTCCGGCAGCTATGCCGGGAGTATGGCATTAGTGCCAAGACCGGCTACAAGTGGTTGGAGCGTTTCGAGATGGGCGGGTTAAGCG